CATGTAATCCAAATGAATGTGGATCTTGGTCTGATCCTAACCCATACCAATAAGGTTGCATAATATGCACAAATCCCGGTAAGGGTAAATCAACCGTTTCGTGCATATAACTCATACCACCAAGACTTGCACCGACAAGTGTACTACCGTGATACCCATTAATGCGTGAAATAATAATTTTCTTATTTGGCTTTTTTTTCAAATTCCAATAATGTCTAATAATATGAACAATTGTATCATTAGCATCAGAACCAGAACATCCATAAAAAACATGATTAAGATGATTAGGTAACAAATCACAAAGTATTTTGGATAATTCAATAGCAGGTGGTGTAGCTGTTTTAAAAAAAGTATTATAATAAGGCAATTCTAACATCTGGTTATAAGCTGCTTCTGCTAATTCTTTACGGCCATATCCAATATTGACGCACCATAAACCAGAAAAAGCATCAAGAATTTTGGTATTATCCGAATCGTATAAATATGTCCCTTCCGCTTTTGTAATAATACGCACACCCAATTTTGTTAAAGCATGATGCTCCGTAAAAGGGTGCACATGATGCTGTGCATCTTCCTGGCGCCAATAAGCTGTTTGATCTGTTGCAATATTTTTCGTAGCCATCGATTTGGCCATTTTGTCCTCCCAATTAATTTAATTTAATTTTTTTAATTATTAGACATTTAATAAAAGATGTTCGCGCTCCCATGAACTAATAACACGCTGATAAGCATCTAATTCTGTTCTTTTGACTGCAGCAAAAGCACGAATAAAACGTTCCCCCAACACGGTTCTAATTCTTCTGTTACTTTCAAAACGGCTAAGTGCATCATAAAGTGTTCTAGGTAAAGTATGACGTAAGCGATAGGCACTTCCCTCAATTTGCTGGGTGGGTTTTAATCGTTCAATCATACCTAAATATCCACATGCTAATGAAGCAGCAATTGCTAAATAAGGATTAGCATCAGCCCCTGCTAGTCTATTTTCAATTCGTCTACCTTCTGGTGGGGAAATTGGTACACGCAAACCAACAGTTCTATTATCAACAGCCCAATGTACATTAATTGGAGCATCATAATTAGGTTGTAATCTTCGATAAGAATTAACATTAGGTGCAACCAATGGCATAAGTACAGGCAGGTACCTTTGCAAACCAGCAACATGAGACTTAAAAAGCGCTGTATCTTTACCATTACTATTAACAAATAAATTTTGGCCTGTTTCTTTATCAATCACAGATTGATGGATATGCATAGAACTTCCAGGCTCATTTGTTAATGGTTTAGCCATGAAAGTCGCATAGATTTGATGACGAAGTGCAGCTTGGCGTACCGTGCGTTTAAACAAAAAAGCCATATCAGCTAAATTAAGGGCATTCCCATGGTTAAAATTGATTTCCATTTGGGCCACACCAGCTTCATGTGTTAATGTATCAATGTCGATACCTTGAAGATCACAATAATCATAAACCTCTTCAAAAATTGGATCAAATTCATTGGTTGCATCAATCCCATAAGATTGACGCCCTGTTTCTGAACGACCAGATCTTCCAATAGGCGGGATTAAAGGTAGATCAGGATCTGTATTAACTTGCACAAGAAAAAATTCAAGTTCTGGTGCAACAATAGGTTGCCAACCTTTTTCATCATACAATTCTAATATACGTTTTAAAACGTAACGTGGCGCAATATCAACAGGTTTCCCATTATTATAAAAACAATCATGAATAACTTGGGCTGTAGGTTCTTTATACCAAGGTACAACAGATACAGTATCAGGATCTGGTTCAAGCATAATATCATAATCTGCTGCCCCGATGATTTCATTATCCTCATCTTCAGCATATTCACCTGTAACTGTTTGGATAAATAAACTTTCCGGAAGTCTTAAACTATTTTGTTTAACACTTTTAACAAATTTTGTTGCCGGTAATATCTTACCACGTGCTATCCCTGACATATCAGGAACTAAACATTCTACTTCGCTTATTTTTCGTTCTTCAAACCAATTTTCTAAATCAATCATAATTTACATCACCAATTTTTTAATTAGCACCAAGTTACAATAAAAATTGTAATATTATCTATTTCTGATTTTAACATTTATTTTTTTCGAAATGAATCTAGCGTTACAACGTCTGCACTTTTATTTTGTTCATGGTTGGTTTCATTATCCTCAGAATCTTTCGCTAAGGAAACCTGATTCATAACTGTTTCAAATTGTAATCCAAATTTTACGGCAGGATCAGCAAAAGCAATAATAGATGAAAAAGGGATAACTAATTTTTCTTGGCGATTATCAAAGCTTAACATAATACTAAAA
The Alphaproteobacteria bacterium genome window above contains:
- a CDS encoding glutamine synthetase family protein, whose amino-acid sequence is MIDLENWFEERKISEVECLVPDMSGIARGKILPATKFVKSVKQNSLRLPESLFIQTVTGEYAEDEDNEIIGAADYDIMLEPDPDTVSVVPWYKEPTAQVIHDCFYNNGKPVDIAPRYVLKRILELYDEKGWQPIVAPELEFFLVQVNTDPDLPLIPPIGRSGRSETGRQSYGIDATNEFDPIFEEVYDYCDLQGIDIDTLTHEAGVAQMEINFNHGNALNLADMAFLFKRTVRQAALRHQIYATFMAKPLTNEPGSSMHIHQSVIDKETGQNLFVNSNGKDTALFKSHVAGLQRYLPVLMPLVAPNVNSYRRLQPNYDAPINVHWAVDNRTVGLRVPISPPEGRRIENRLAGADANPYLAIAASLACGYLGMIERLKPTQQIEGSAYRLRHTLPRTLYDALSRFESNRRIRTVLGERFIRAFAAVKRTELDAYQRVISSWEREHLLLNV